The genomic segment GATCGGGTACGCCAAGGCGCTCAGCGACGACCAGATCACCGAGCTGGTCCGGGTCTACGCCGCCGCGTACCGCGAGCGCGTCCACGCGCTCGCGACCGGCGCGAAGAACGACGAGGTGCCGCCCTTCACCCTGGACACCGCCGACGGCCCGCTGCTCGGCGCGCTCCGCACGGCCCGGTCGCTCACCCGCTTCTCGCTGCTGGACTCGATGACGGAGATCCGCGACTTCGAGCGGCGGTTCGCCGCGGGCGGTGGCGCCATCGACCTGGACGCGGCGACCCGGTACAAGGTCCTCGCGGCGTTCGACGGCTATCTGGAGACCCTGCCCGAGTCGAGCCTGACCCGCCCGGACTCGTACCGGGTGAAGGACGTGGTGGGCCGCCGGGGCATCGGCATCGGCTCGGCCGGGCTGCCCTCGTACAACATCCTGCTGGAGGGGAACAGCGACGCCCTGGAGAACGACGTCGTGATCTACCTCAAGCAGGCGCAGACCCCGGCCGTCTCCCGGCACATCACGGACTCCTCGGTGCGCGACTACTTCCAGCACGAGGGCCACCGCACGGTGATCTCGCAGCGGGCGCTCCAGGCCCACGCCGACCCGTGGCTGGGCTGGACCGAGCTGGACGGCGCCGGACAGCTGGTCGCCGAGGTCTCGCCGTACGCCGTGGACCTGGACTGGTCCGACATCGACGAGCCCGACGAGATCGCGGCGGTCGTCGCCGACCTCGGCCGGGCGACGGCCACCATGCACGCGGCGGCCGACGACGAGAGCGGCCACTCGCTGGTGCCGTTCTCCACCGAGCGGGCCATCGACGCCGCCATCGCGGCCGACGAGGACGGCTTCGGCGACCTGCTCGTCGACTTCGCCCACAGTTACGGCGCACGGGCCCGCCGGGACCACCGGATCTTCGTGGACCTCTTCCGCAACGGCCGCATTCCGGGCCTCTGACCGAACCTCCGGCCGAACCTCCGGCCGAGCCCGTGACCGGGCCCGTGAGAGCCGTTCTCCCGGGCCCTTAGGGTTCGCTTACAGGGGCGCGTGCGAGACTCTCCGGCGATGGACATATCGAGGACGCACCTTCGGACCGCGCGCGCGGCGCTCTTCACCGCGCTCGTCGTCACGCTGTCCTCCGCGTCCCACGTCCTCCTCTCCCGGGAAGCCCTGCCGGTGGCCGCGCTGGCGCTGGTGGCGGGCCTGGTGTTCGCCGCCGCCTACGCGCTGGCGGGGCGGGAGCGCGGCTTCGGGGCGATAGCGGGGCTGCTGGTCCCGCTGGAGCTCGCCGCCGACACCGTCTTCACCACCGGGCAGCAGCTCTGCTACGGCGCGGCGGGCGGCCCGGTGGCCGGTCCGCTGCGCTCCCTCGGGTTCGACGTGCTCTGCGGCGGCCACGGGGTGGGCGCGCCGCTGGCGCGGGTGGCCGGAGTCGGCCGTCCCGCCGCCGCGTCCGTCCTGGAGCTGCCGCTGTCCCCGGGGCCGACGGTCCCCTGGTTGCTGCTCGCCGCGCACGTGACGGTCGGGCTACTCGCCGCCGCCTGGCTGCGCCGCGGCGAGTCCGCGCTCGCCGCCCTGCTGCGGGCGGCGGCCGCTTTCGCGTTCCGCCCGCTGCTGGTCGCGGCGGCGGTGGCCGGCGCCTCCCGGCGGCCGGCGCGCGAGGCGGTGCGACCGGTCGGCCGGCGCCCGCCGGTCGCCGCCCGCCCGCTCTTCACGCACTCCGTGGGCCGGAGGGGACCGCCGCTGCCGGTTTGATCCCGGTACGGCATCCCTCCCCCTTCCTCACGTCTCGTACGTAGATTCCACGGAGAACGATCATGAGCAACCGCAACAACCAGGCGAACAAGGCAGCGGCCCGCGAGCGGCTGCGCGCGGAGCGCGAGCGCCAGGCGAAGAAGGACAAGGCCCGCAAGCAGATCATCGTCGGCGTCTCGATCGTCGCGGTGCTGGC from the Streptomyces sp. NBC_01335 genome contains:
- a CDS encoding DUF2252 domain-containing protein; the protein is MSEQLSGAEDRGERILAVFETAFGELLAADPAAFQVKFRKMAGSAFAFYRGTACLFYDDLARERHGGPFLDERTGRVWIHGDLHAENFGTYMDANGRLVFNVNDFDEAYVGPFTWDLKRFAASVALIGYAKALSDDQITELVRVYAAAYRERVHALATGAKNDEVPPFTLDTADGPLLGALRTARSLTRFSLLDSMTEIRDFERRFAAGGGAIDLDAATRYKVLAAFDGYLETLPESSLTRPDSYRVKDVVGRRGIGIGSAGLPSYNILLEGNSDALENDVVIYLKQAQTPAVSRHITDSSVRDYFQHEGHRTVISQRALQAHADPWLGWTELDGAGQLVAEVSPYAVDLDWSDIDEPDEIAAVVADLGRATATMHAAADDESGHSLVPFSTERAIDAAIAADEDGFGDLLVDFAHSYGARARRDHRIFVDLFRNGRIPGL